In the Topomyia yanbarensis strain Yona2022 chromosome 3, ASM3024719v1, whole genome shotgun sequence genome, one interval contains:
- the LOC131691840 gene encoding uncharacterized protein LOC131691840, producing the protein MVKANLIVNNEKMKEDGYRAYIPRHVVCISGVLAGIPTNIDTEEILKEIDCNVPVVGVNRLTRFEEGKKIPINRVSVTFRANTLPEKLRLFCTTCKVNPFIRRVDFCKNCHRFNHKASNCRAKTRCGKCSKIHEKDDDDFTNCSNEVKCYYCKTTTHRTTDSECPERQRQASINTMMARQNLTYVEARELANPFPVNNSYDLLANIQDYPTVTESYAKMAAGRYVKRTPTFQSGAPTEDQGKSVKYNTSWEKEKQTEDEAVYKRKRLDRPDNNSTVSSFKTAKLRPDQKSFKDKARNGTNNDNPFAVTEKERWEHAMAEATKKAEETANRNTKANRNWTR; encoded by the exons ATGGTAAAAGCTAACCTAATTGTCAACAACGAAAAAATGAAGGAAGATGGCTACCGAGCATACATACCACGACACGTGGTATGCATTTCCGGTGTACTAGCCGGTATACCTACAAATATCGATACGGAGGAGATACTAAAGGAAATTGACTGCAATGTCCCAGTGGTTGGCGTAAACCGTCTCACGCGATTTGAAGAAGGAAAGAAAATTCCAATAAATAGAGTGAGCGTTACATTCAGGGCAAATACTCTACCAGAAAAATTGCGACTTTTCTGTACTACGTGCAAAGTTAATCCGTTCATTAGACGGGTGGACTTTTGTAAAAACTGTCACCGATTTAACCATAAAGCCAGTAACTGCAGAGCAAAAACAAGATGTGGTAAATGCTCAAAGATACACGAGAAAGACGATGACGACTTTACGAACTGCTCGAATGAAGTTAAGTGCTACTACTGCAAGACAACAACCCACAGGACCACAGATTCTGAATGTCCCGAGCGTCAAAGACAAGCAAGCATCAATACCATGATGGCACGGCAGAATTTAACGTACGTGGAAGCTAGAGAACTGGCAAACCCGTTTCCAGTAAATAACTCATACGACCTTCTAGCAAATATCCAAGATTATCCAACGGTAACAGAGAGCTACGCTAAGATGGCAGCTGGCAGATACGTTAAAAGAACCCCTACTTTTCAATCTGGAGCCCCAACGGAGGATCAAGGAAAAAGCGTGAAATACAATACAAGTTgggaaaaagaaaaacaaactgAGGACGAAGCAGTATACAAAAGAAAAAGATTGGATAGGCCCGATAACAATAGCACAGTGTCATCATTTAAAACAGCAAAGCTAAGACCCGACCagaaatcgttcaaggacaaAGCCAGGAATGGTACAAACAATGATAATCCATTTGCCGTCACCGAAAAGGAGAGATGGGAACACGCTATGGCCGAGGCCACTAAGAAAGCAGAGGAAACTGCAAACCGAAACACTAAAGCGAAC AGAAACTGGACACGGTAA
- the LOC131693968 gene encoding transmembrane emp24 domain-containing protein 5, whose protein sequence is MPVTKSFTWHTVRNLLIVFTLFGGYLVRLVGTQDTEAPARPWYESLPAVAMDYKVHIEAGKEDCYFQYVQPGSTFYVSFQVIRGGDGMAGFAVRNPRGEIVHPYQWQASSDFTDGSSMGGYYAVCIDNQFAKFASKLVNLYLTVIRYDEWEKYTKEIEDLNVNMNNFTNTISTVERNLNAMFQYQAYSRNTEARDYALIIDNNSYVQRWSILQIVVIVLTTSVQVYFVRKLFDIKTGSSKMRI, encoded by the exons ATGCCCGTAACAAAATCCTTTACGTGGCACACGGTTCGTAATTTGTTGATTGTGTTCACCCTCTTTGGAGGCTATCTGGTACGGTTGGTTGGCACACAGGACACCGAAGCTCCGGCACGGCCATGGTACGAAAGCCTACCTGCCGTCGCCATGGATTACAAGGTGCATATCGAGGCGGGCAAAGAGGACTGCTACTTTCAGTATGTCCAGCCGGGTAGCACTTTCTACGTCAGCTTTCAG GTAATCCGAGGAGGAGATGGAATGGCCGGATTTGCAGTGCGAAATCCCCGAGGAGAGATTGTCCACCCATATCAGTGGCAGGCATCCAGTGACTTCACCGATGGATCTTCAATGGGAGGATACTATGCGGTGTGTATTGACAATCAATTTGCCAAGTTTGCTAGCAAATTGGTAAATCTTTACCTGACCGTGATCCGATATGACGAGTGGGAGAAGTACACGAAAGAGATTGAGGATCTGAATGTCAACATGAATAATTTCACG AATACCATTTCTACTGTGGAACGAAATTTGAACGcaatgttccagtaccaggCTTACTCGCGGAACACAGAGGCACGAGACTACGCACTTATCATAGACAACAACTCATACGTACAACGCTGGTCGATCCTGCAAATCGTGGTCATCGTCTTGACCACATCGGTTCAGGTGTACTTCGTGAGAAAATTGTTCGATATCAAGACCGGTTCCAGCAAAATGAGAATCTAG
- the LOC131693965 gene encoding uncharacterized protein LOC131693965: MPNTDPNLKTPEQGKSSDCVCCAHPESADDCVQCDRCDGWWHMSCAQVTSSVADRPWTCRHCLPVSVCTPTSSAKAARMKMQRLKEQQELEQRHLAEKHQLEEELEETASNRSRISHRTSQDRVKQWQQQCMEQGASAHGQQMDQPTGGAAASPAMQLCDREPTLGQVVNPSEPGLVTRDQQQYTRAMPKTPKNPQLEFSVLPAVQPPVPPAAPTCGNSFDPHQSGLIVRDQQQYTGAIAKAHRSQRGEFPVPPVVSTLGNLFDPQQSGLTVCDQQQYTGAITQRQQVAGSRGKVQPPVPPVAPTCGNSFNPHQSGLIVRDQQQYTGAIPKAHRSQQGEFLVPPVVTTLGNLFDPQQPGLTVCDQQQYTGAITQRQQVAGSRGKVQPPVPPVAHQGKPLNYPPTSVPLPSNYGCSLQHIMKQFGTLAASATVPSNNMNTVFPSTGSNVGLAPQANPSIHSGLVSATAGPPIVGHTPLANGTVFPNMELSNVGPMPHVNPSLSTGIVPPPPGLPVVEQYTPSPSQLAARQVMSRDLPSFSGNPVDWPIFISSFMNSSLACGYNSAENLSRLQRCLKGHAYESVKSRLLLPESVPQVIDTLRLLYGRPGLLIGALLQKVRSVQAPKAEKLETIIDFGMAVRSLCDHLEAAGQQEHLSNPTLLMELVEKLPVHTKMQWADYIQQHPVVNLKAFGDFMLKVVTAVCSVSNYTGESNSSQQKPRHKGAVNTHSNEAESVREVVSEKDRACICCKKSGHRLAECTAFKAYTVDSRWYFVRDKGLCRSCLNAHGKRSCRNATLCVIDGCTYRHHALLHSNRSNANQRPTQELSIVQNHTHRQGKQTFLFRIIPVALRGPRATIETFAFLDDGSDLSLIENSLVEQLGIDGRKTPLCMKWTGNVTRVESESKQVRVFIRGANSNKQFTINDVRTVNELTLPEQNLDYDKLARHYRHLQGLPIASYAKAIPRLLIGVNNANLTVPLQAREGKRTEPIAVKTRLGWCIFGGGESRDTHSLNYHACECAGTGEQELHNAVKDYFSMEDAGVQPPVVLESVEDTRAREIMERTTIRVGEQFQTGLLWRYDEIEFPDSYNMAVKRFECLERRMLRDPELAANLKKQIAEYQLKGYAHRATQKELALADPKRVWYLPLGVVTNPRKPGKVRLIWDAAAKVDGISLNSMLLKGPDQLSSLPGVLLRFRQYKVGVSADIREMFHQLLICEPDRHSQRFLFRSDPSRPVETYIMNVATFGSTCSPASAQYAKNKNAEEFVARYPRAVEGIQRNHYVDDYLDSFDSVDEAERVSRAVGAIHQKGGFHLRNWLSNSAEVLRGLNEEATNASKNLCLSTTDGDRVLGMLWQTTDDELRFSMNLKEEIQRVLNEDERPTKRQILKCLMGIFDPLGLLSVYLVHGKILLQDVWRAGLQWDERVPEEIFERWSRWTALFPKIRDLRIPRCYFEEATEQTYKRLQLHVFVDASEVAFSAVAYFRVIDIEGKAECSLVAARTKVAPLKPLSIPRLELQAAVLGSRLMSFVQENHSVEVKQRFLWSDSATVLAWLRADHRRYKQYVACRVGELLSTTDVAEWRWVPSKSNPADAATKWGKNSCPKECDEWFKGPEFLRLSEDNWPEQVKTSTAPEEELRPCLVIQGATIPECVVDFARFSRWRRLLGAIAYVHRFIDNCQRRRRNEKPELLHLSQDELRKAKSTIIRMVQWQEFPAEMASLTRGQTELPKTSRLYQTTPTMDEHGVLRVDGRIGAAPHAAFDARFPAILPRKHHVTKLVVHDFHRACRHGNSETVVNEVRQYYNISRLRTVVKQVAAACQWCKVAKANPKVPRMAPLPVARLSSFCRPFTYTGIDFFGPFLVKVGRSAAKRWICLSTCLTTRAVHVEVAHSLSTPSCVKCIRRFVCRRGAPAEIYTDNGTNFQGAKRLLQEEIENELAATFTNEDTKWNFIPPGAPHMGGAWERMVRSVKSAMEAAYKNDRKLDDEGLETLVVEAEGIVNSRPLTYLPLDAAEGEALTPNHFLLGSSKGVRQPAVNISDPAYAVKSSWNLIQHQLDIFWKRWVQEYLPMLTKRMKWFGEVTPVAVGDLVLVVDDTRRNGWLRGRVKEVVTAEDGRVRQAVVQTARGLLRRPVSKLAVLEVEPDGKTGTGDQCYGGEDVTASTASQCGHGLTMRTQPL; this comes from the coding sequence ATGCCAAATACGGATCCCAACCTCAAAACGCCCGAGCAGGGAAAATCATCGGATTGTGTTTGCTGCGCCCATCCGGAATCGGCCGATGATTGCGTTCAATGCGACCGATGCGATGGTTGGTGGCACATGTCATGTGCTCAAGTCACATCGTCTGTTGCAGACCGGCCGTGGACATGTAGGCATTGTTTGCCGGTGAGTGTGTGCACTCCCACTTCCAGCGCAAAGGCGGCACGGATGAAGATGCAGCGACTGAAAGAGCAGCAGGAATTAGAGCAACGTCATCTAGCAGAGAAACACCAGCTGGAGGAGGAGTTGGAAGAAACGGCTAGTAATAGGAGCCGGATCAGTCACAGGACGAGCCAGGATAGAGTAAAGCAGTGGCAACAGCAGTGCATGGAACAGGGTGCAAGCGCGCATGGTCAGCAGATGGATCAACCGACAGGCGGGGCAGCAGCTTCCCCGGCCATGCAATTATGCGATCGAGAACCAACGTTGGGACAGGTGGTTAACCCATCGGAACCAGGTCTGGTTACTCGAGATCAGCAGCAGTATACCCGCGCGATGCCGAAAACACCTAAGAACCCACAATTGGAATTCTCCGTGCTCCCCGCAGTCCAGCCCCCCGTTCCCCCCGCAGCACCAACGTGTGGAAATTCGTTCGACCCTCACCAATCGGGTCTCATCGTTCGGGATCAGCAGCAGTATACCGGCGCGATCGCAAAGGCACATCGGAGTCAACGGGGTGAATTTCCCGTGCCCCCCGTAGTATCAACACTGGGCAATTTGTTCGACCCTCAACAATCGGGTCTCACCGTTTGTGATCAGCAGCAGTATACCGGCGCGATCACTCAGAGACAGCAGGTAGCAGGTTCGAGAGGTAAAGTCCAGCCCCCCGTTCCCCCCGTAGCGCCAACGTGTGGAAATTCGTTCAACCCTCACCAATCGGGTCTCATCGTTCGGGATCAGCAGCAGTATACCGGCGCGATCCCAAAGGCACATCGGAGTCAACAGGGTGAATTCCTCGTGCCCCCCGTAGTAACAACCCTGGGCAATTTGTTCGACCCTCAACAACCGGGTCTCACCGTTTGTGATCAGCAGCAGTATACCGGCGCGATCACTCAGAGACAGCAGGTAGCAGGTTCGAGAGGTAAAGTCCAGCCCCCCGTTCCCCCCGTAGCACATCAAGGTAAGCCACTGAATTATCCACCTACTAGTGTACCATTACCATCCAACTATGGATGCTCCCTCCAACACATAatgaaacagttcggaacgtTGGCAGCCTCGGCCACGGTTCCATCGAACAACATGAATACAGTTTTTCCCTCGACGGGATCGAATGTTGGCCTTGCGCCACAGGCAAATCCAAGTATACATTCCGGATTAGTATCCGCAACTGCGGGACCGCCAATCGTAGGCCATACGCCACTGGCAAATGGGACAGTTTTTCCCAATATGGAACTGTCAAATGTTGGCCCTATGCCACACGTAAATCCGTCACTATCTACAGGCATAGTTCCCCCTCCGCCGGGACTGCCTGTCGTTGAACAatacaccccctccccctcgcaGCTAGCCGCGCGTCAAGTGATGTCCCGCGATCTACCTTCGTTCTCTGGCAATCCTGTTGATTGGCCAATCTTCATCAGTAGCTTTATGAATAGTTCGCTGGCGTGCGGTTACAATAGTGCCGAGAATCTTTCGCGTCTTCAACGTTGCCTGAAAGGGCACGCGTACGAATCTGTCAAAAGCAGGTTGCTGCTTCCGGAATCAGTGCCTCAAGTGATCGATACTCTTCGGTTGTTATACGGGCGACCCGGGTTATTAATCGGTGCATTGTTACAAAAAGTGCGCAGTGTCCAGGCACCGAAGGCGGAGAAATTGGAAACTATAATCGACTTCGGCATGGCTGTGCGCAGCCTCTGCGACCACCTGGAAGCAGCGGGACAGCAGGAACATCTCTCGAATCCTACGTTGCTGATGGAGCTGGTGGAGAAGCTACCTGTACACACCAAGATGCAGTGGGCGGACTACATACAACAGCACCCGGTAGTAAACCTCAAGGCGTTTGGAGATTTTATGCTCAAAGTCGTCACAGCCGTTTGCAGTGTGTCAAACTACACCGGCGAAAGTAACAGTAGTCAGCAGAAGCCGAGACACAAAGGAGCGGTGAACACGCATAGCAACGAAGCAGAATCCGTTCGTGAGGTAGTGAGCGAAAAGGATCGAGCGTGTATATGTTGCAAGAAATCAGGTCACCGTCTAGCAGAATGCACCGCATTTAAGGCGTATACTGTGGACAGCCGATGGTACTTCGTACGAGATAAAGGTCTTTGCCGGAGTTGTCTCAACGCACATGGGAAGAGAAGCTGCAGAAACGCAACGCTGTGCGTGATCGATGGATGTACCTACCGTCATCATGCACTGCTACATTCAAATCGATCCAATGCAAACCAGCGACCAACCCAAGAATTGTCGATTGTTCAGAACCATACACATCGGCAAGGCAAGCAGACTTTTCTTTTCCGCATAATTCCTGTCGCTCTCCGTGGGCCACGAGCGACCATTGAAACTTTCGCATTTCTGGATGATGGTTCGGACTTGTCGCTCATCGAGAACAGCCTGGTGGAGCAATTGGGTATCGACGGTCGGAAGACACCGTTGTGTATGAAGTGGACCGGAAACGTCACCAGAGTTGAATCGGAATCGAAGCAAGTGAGAGTTTTCATCAGGGGAGCCAATAGCAACAAGCAGTTCACGATCAACGACGTTCGTACTGTAAATGAGCTTACTTTACCGGAACAGAATCTAGATTACGACAAGCTGGCGCGACACTACCGCCATCTGCAAGGTCTGCCGATCGCTAGCTACGCGAAAGCGATTCCCCGTCTGCTGATCGGCGTTAACAATGCGAACCTCACGGTACCGCTGCAGGCAAGAGAAGGAAAGAGAACCGAGCCTATTGCCGTGAAAACACGGTTAGGATGGTGCATATTTGGCGGTGGTGAAAGTAGGGATACGCATTCGTTGAATTATCACGCTTGTGAATGTGCCGGTACCGGCGAACAGGAGCTGCACAATGCAGTGAAAGACTATTTTTCTATGGAGGATGCCGGAGTTCAACCGCCAGTCGTGCTGGAATCTGTAGAAGACACGCGAGCTAGGGAGATTATGGAGCGGACGACTATCCGAGTAGGAGAACAATTCCAAACTGGCCTACTGTGGAGGTACGACGAAATAGAATTCCCGGACAGCTACAACATGGCGGTGAAGCGTTTCGAATGTCTGGAGCGTAGGATGCTGCGAGATCCCGAGCTGGCAGCCAATCTGAAGAAGCAAATAGCGGAGTATCAGCTGAAAGGCTATGCGCACCGTGCAACTCAAAAGGAGCTCGCACTAGCCGATCCTAAACGAGTGTGGTATTTGCCGTTAGGAGTAGTTACGAACCCCCGGAAACCGGGCAAAGTCCGCCTTATATGGGACGCGGCAGCGAAAGTAGATGGAATATCCCTGAACTCCATGCTACTAAAAGGCCCGGATCAGTTATCTTCGCTTCCCGGAGTTCTGCTGCGTTTTCGTCAGTACAAGGTGGGAGTTTCGGCAGACATCCGTGAAATGTTCCACCAGTTGTTAATCTGTGAACCGGATCGTCATTCTCAGCGCTTCTTGTTCCGGAGCGATCCATCAAGGCCTGTCGAAACGTACATTATGAACGTGGCGACCTTTGGATCCACGTGTTCGCCAGCATCAGCCCAGTATGCGAAGAACAAAAACGCCGAAGAATTCGTCGCTCGCTATCCCCGAGCTGTCGAGGGAATCCAGAGAAACCACTACGTGGACGACTATCTGGATAGCTTCGACAGTGTGGATGAGGCCGAAAGAGTTTCCCGCGCAGTCGGAGCAATCCATCAGAAAGGAGGATTCCACCTTAGAAATTGGTTGTCGAACAGTGCCGAAGTTCTACGTGGACTGAACGAGGAAGCTACCAACGCCAGCAAGAATCTCTGCTTGAGTACAACGGACGGCGATCGAGTGCTCGGCATGCTGTGGCAGACGACCGACGATGAGCTGCGGTTCTCGATGAATTTGAAGGAGGAAATTCAGCGTGTATTAAATGAAGACGAGCGGCCAACTAAACGACAGATATTGAAGTGCTTGATGGGAATATTTGATCCACTGGGGCTTCTTAGTGTGTACCTCGTGCACGGCAAGATCCTACTTCAGGACGTGTGGCGAGCCGGACTGCAGTGGGACGAAAGGGTGCCGGAAGAAATATTCGAACGTTGGTCTAGGTGGACCGCTCTGTTCCCGAAGATAAGAGATCTGCGTATTCCGCGGTGCTACTTCGAGGAAGCGACCGAACAGACGTACAAACGATTGCAACTGCACGTATTCGTCGATGCGAGCGAAGTTGCCTTTTCTGCTGTAGCATACTTCAGAGTGATTGACATAGAAGGCAAAGCCGAATGCTCGTTAGTTGCGGCAAGAACAAAGGTCGCTCCACTGAAACCCCTCTCGATTCCCCGTTTGGAGCTTCAAGCAGCGGTATTGGGCAGCCGCTTGATGTCGTTCGTGCAGGAGAACCACAGTGTTGAAGTCAAACAGCGGTTTCTGTGGAGTGATTCCGCAACAGTGCTGGCCTGGTTACGAGCCGATCATCGTCGGTACAAGCAGTACGTTGCCTGCCGAGTAGGAGAGCTTCTTTCTACAACGGATGTAGCTGAATGGCGGTGGGTTCCCAGCAAATCGAATCCAGCGGACGCTGCCACGAAGTGGGGAAAGAACTCATGCCCGAAAGAATGCGACGAATGGTTTAAGGGACCTGAGTTTTTACGGCTGTCCGAAGACAATTGGCCGGAGCAAGTGAAAACATCAACGGCTCCTGAAGAAGAACTACGGCCCTGCTTGGTGATCCAAGGAGCGACTATTCCGGAGTGTGTGGTGGATTTCGCCCGGTTCTCGAGGTGGAGACGACTTCTTGGAGCAATAGCATATGTACACCGTTTCATAGACAACTGTCAGCGGAGGCGAAGAAATGAGAAGCCGGAACTACTGCATCTGAGTCAGGACGAGCTGAGAAAAGCGAAGAGCACGATAATACGAATGGTACAGTGGCAGGAGTTTCCCGCAGAAATGGCCTCGCTTACGAGAGGACAAACGGAGTTGCCTAAGACAAGCCGTTTGTATCAAACAACGCCGACAATGGATGAACACGGAGTGCTGCGCGTTGATGGACGAATTGGAGCCGCACCACATGCCGCATTCGATGCCAGGTTCCCGGCGATTCTCCCAAGAAAACACCATGTAACGAAGCTTGTGGTCCACGACTTTCATCGAGCCTGCCGGCATGGGAACTCGGAGACGGTAGTGAATGAAGTTCGGCAGTACTACAACATTTCACGGTTAAGGACGGTGGTGAAGCAAGTTGCGGCTGCATGCCAGTGGTGTAAAGTCGCGAAAGCGAACCCGAAGGTTCCTCGAATGGCACCGCTGCCTGTGGCTCGATTGTCATCGTTCTGTCGGCCGTTTACCTACACCGGCATAGACTTCTTTGGGCCGTTCTTGGTGAAAGTGGGAAGGAGCGCTGCCAAACGTTGGATCTGCCTATCCACGTGTCTCACCACACGTGCCGTCCATGTTGAGGTTGCCCATAGCCTGTCTACACCGTCGTGCGTCAAGTGTATTCGCCGTTTCGTTTGTCGGCGAGGAGCGCCAGCGGAAATCTATACCGACAATGGTACCAACTTCCAAGGTGCCAAACGTTTGCTGCAGGAAGAAATCGAAAACGAATTGGCAGCGACGTTCACAAATGAAGATACAAAGTGGAATTTCATCCCGCCAGGAGCACCTCACATGGGTGGCGCGTGGGAAAGGATGGTGCGCTCAGTTAAGTCGGCAATGGAAGCTGCTTACAAGAACGATCGAAAGCTGGACGATGAAGGACTGGAAACGTTAGTCGTCGAAGCCGAGGGTATCGTCAACAGTCGACCACTTACCTACTTACCTTTAGACGCTGCCGAAGGTGAGGCTCTAACACCAAACCACTTCCTATTAGGAAGCTCTAAGGGAGTGCGTCAGCCGGCTGTTAACATTAGTGACCCTGCCTATGCGGTGAAGAGTTCCTGGAACCTTATACAGCATCAACTGGACATATTTTGGAAGCGTTGGGTTCAGGAATACCTCCCGATGCTCACTAAGCGGATGAAGTGGTTCGGAGAAGTGACTCCCGTAGCTGTTGGAGATCTGGTCCTCGTAGTTGATGACACTCGCCGAAATGGCTGGCTACGTGGAAGAGTGAAGGAAGTTGTGACTGCAGAAGACGGACGCGTTCGGCAAGCTGTGGTTCAGACTGCGAGGGGGTTACTGCGTAGACCGGTGTCAAAATTGGCCGTGTTGGAGGTTGAGCCAGATGGTAAAACTGGGACCGGTGACCAGTGTTACGGGGGAGAGGATGTTACCGCCAGCACTGCTTCGCAGTGTGGACACGGCCTTACTATGCGAACGCAACCACTGTGA